From a region of the Bradyrhizobium sp. KBS0727 genome:
- a CDS encoding amino acid ABC transporter permease: MTDILTPQPFVSDTLIAERPAPIKTTGFIGFLRTRLFNSPTNILITIVSALALWFIVVPALKFVLVDAVWTGTDRNACLPKNAGDVVGACWPFVQAKFSQFIYGFYPEPERWRVNLTFILAAILLLPLLIPRLPAKGPNAILFFLAFPVVAFFLLYGGGLGGLGVSWTVGILSGFNDSIGEGGRKVVAAGDTAAVIGPLLWGLGKLIVLISALISWVLLPLTWLRDQIQAFGRPVWADFVATAAIVSGLLFWLGGGTRTGWRPLITCLGIFAGIGLVIAGMGLDRGGLPVVDTRLWGGLLVTLVVSVVGIVASMPVGIALALGRRASIPLIRIFSITFIEFWRGVPLITVLFFATYMLPLFVPTGFTIDGLMRALIGIALFAGAYQAEVIRGGLQAIPRGQAEAASALGLSWAKTTALIVMPQALRHVIPGLVNSFIALFKDTSLVSIVALFDLLGQLRASFSDPVWSTPTTLFTGFAFTGIIYFVFCFGMSRYSLFVENRLNAHRRN, from the coding sequence ATGACCGACATCCTCACCCCTCAGCCGTTCGTCAGCGACACGTTGATCGCCGAGCGCCCGGCGCCGATCAAGACCACGGGCTTCATCGGCTTCCTGCGGACGCGATTGTTCAATTCGCCGACCAACATCCTGATCACGATCGTGAGTGCGCTGGCGCTGTGGTTCATCGTCGTTCCCGCGCTGAAATTCGTGCTCGTCGATGCGGTCTGGACCGGCACGGATCGTAACGCCTGCCTGCCTAAAAATGCGGGGGATGTGGTTGGTGCCTGCTGGCCGTTCGTGCAGGCCAAGTTCAGCCAGTTCATCTACGGATTTTATCCGGAGCCGGAGCGCTGGCGGGTCAATCTCACTTTCATTCTTGCCGCTATCCTGCTGCTGCCGCTGCTGATTCCGCGGCTGCCGGCCAAGGGTCCGAACGCGATTCTGTTTTTCCTGGCATTTCCGGTCGTGGCCTTCTTCCTGTTGTACGGCGGCGGACTTGGCGGGCTCGGCGTCAGCTGGACCGTGGGGATCTTGTCAGGGTTCAACGACAGTATCGGAGAGGGCGGCCGGAAGGTCGTGGCGGCCGGCGATACCGCGGCCGTGATCGGGCCGCTGCTGTGGGGCCTCGGCAAGCTGATCGTGCTGATCAGCGCGCTGATTTCCTGGGTATTGCTGCCGCTGACCTGGCTGCGCGATCAGATCCAAGCGTTTGGTCGTCCGGTGTGGGCGGACTTCGTGGCCACCGCCGCGATCGTGTCGGGTCTGTTGTTCTGGTTGGGCGGGGGCACGCGCACCGGCTGGCGTCCGCTGATCACGTGCCTCGGGATCTTCGCCGGCATCGGCCTCGTGATCGCGGGGATGGGCCTCGACCGCGGCGGATTGCCGGTGGTCGATACCAGGCTCTGGGGCGGCCTCCTGGTCACGCTGGTGGTGTCGGTGGTCGGCATCGTCGCCTCTATGCCGGTCGGCATTGCGCTGGCGCTCGGCCGGCGCGCCAGCATTCCCCTGATTCGAATATTCTCGATCACCTTCATCGAGTTCTGGCGCGGGGTTCCGCTGATCACGGTGCTGTTCTTCGCCACCTACATGCTGCCGTTGTTCGTTCCGACCGGTTTTACCATCGACGGCCTGATGCGCGCGCTGATCGGCATTGCGCTGTTCGCCGGCGCCTATCAGGCCGAGGTCATTCGCGGCGGCCTGCAGGCGATCCCGCGCGGGCAGGCCGAGGCGGCGAGCGCGCTCGGGTTGTCCTGGGCCAAGACCACGGCGCTGATCGTGATGCCGCAGGCGCTGCGCCACGTCATCCCGGGCCTCGTCAACTCCTTCATCGCGCTGTTCAAGGACACTTCGCTGGTCTCGATCGTCGCGCTGTTCGATCTGCTCGGGCAGTTGCGGGCCTCGTTCTCCGATCCGGTCTGGTCGACGCCGACGACGCTGTTCACCGGCTTTGCCTTCACCGGCATCATCTACTTCGTCTTCTGCTTTGGCATGTCGCGTTACTCGCTGTTCGTCGAGAACAGGCT
- a CDS encoding amino acid ABC transporter permease has translation MAIEPREPPSQLLPRLQRALGGRAGWSGFVIQLLFVAVLAWIAYEIVANARANLQAQRITAGFGFLANTAGFDVSQNLISYSGSDTYTRVFLVGLLNTLLVSVIGIFFATLIGFTVALGRLSPNWLLSKIAGGYVELVRNLPPLFQILFWYLAVLAALPNPRQSISIFDRFFLNNRGLVIPKPIGEPGFEPFVIALLVAIVAAIGLWRYSRRALFDSGRVIKVWPYALGLLIGLPLVSTLVFGAPVMFEVPVLKGFNFSGGSRVIPEFVALTLALSTYTAAFIAEIVRAGILSVHKGQMEAGSSLGLPRGSVLRLIVIPQAMRVILPPLTNQYLNLTKNSSLAVAIGYPDLVSVFAGTTLSQTGQAIEIIGITMGVYLLISLITSAVMSFYGWRLGRSLGNS, from the coding sequence ATGGCCATCGAACCTCGAGAACCGCCGTCGCAGCTGTTGCCCAGGCTGCAGCGCGCACTTGGCGGCCGGGCAGGCTGGAGCGGCTTCGTTATCCAGCTCCTGTTCGTCGCCGTGCTCGCCTGGATCGCTTACGAGATCGTCGCCAATGCCCGCGCCAATCTGCAGGCGCAGCGGATCACCGCCGGCTTTGGCTTCCTCGCCAACACCGCAGGTTTTGACGTCAGCCAGAACCTGATTTCCTATTCGGGGTCCGACACTTATACGCGGGTGTTCCTGGTCGGTCTGCTCAATACGCTTCTGGTGTCGGTGATCGGCATCTTCTTCGCCACGCTGATCGGGTTCACCGTGGCGCTCGGTCGGTTGTCGCCGAACTGGCTGCTGTCGAAAATTGCCGGCGGCTATGTAGAACTGGTGCGCAATCTGCCGCCGCTGTTCCAGATCCTGTTCTGGTACCTCGCAGTGCTCGCCGCACTTCCTAATCCGCGGCAGAGCATCTCGATCTTCGACCGCTTCTTTCTCAATAACCGCGGCCTCGTAATTCCAAAGCCGATCGGCGAACCCGGTTTCGAGCCGTTTGTCATCGCGCTGCTGGTCGCCATCGTCGCCGCGATCGGGCTCTGGCGTTATTCCCGGCGGGCGCTGTTCGACAGCGGCAGGGTGATCAAGGTCTGGCCTTATGCGCTCGGTCTGTTGATCGGCTTGCCGCTCGTCAGCACGCTGGTTTTCGGCGCACCGGTCATGTTCGAAGTGCCGGTGCTGAAGGGCTTTAATTTCTCCGGCGGCTCCCGCGTCATTCCGGAGTTCGTCGCACTCACGCTGGCGCTGTCGACGTATACAGCGGCTTTCATCGCCGAGATCGTGCGCGCGGGCATTCTGTCCGTGCACAAGGGCCAGATGGAAGCCGGCTCGTCGCTCGGGCTGCCGCGCGGCTCGGTGCTGCGGCTGATCGTGATCCCGCAGGCGATGCGCGTGATCCTGCCGCCGCTCACCAACCAGTATCTCAACCTGACCAAGAATTCCTCGCTGGCGGTCGCGATCGGCTATCCCGACCTGGTCTCGGTGTTCGCCGGCACCACGCTGAGCCAGACTGGCCAGGCGATTGAAATCATCGGCATCACCATGGGCGTCTATCTCCTGATCTCGCTGATCACGAGCGCGGTGATGAGTTTCTACGGATGGCGGCTTGGCCGGAGCCTGGGCAACTCATGA
- a CDS encoding amino acid ABC transporter substrate-binding protein, whose product MKRVSLVLTVAVAAALSAQAASAQTLKTVKDRGLLSCGVSQGLPGFSSPDDKGNWTGLDVDVCRAVAAAIFNDATKVKFVPLSAKDRFTALQSGEIDVLSRNTTWTLSRDTSLGANFTGVTYYDGQGFLVKKSLKVNSALELNSASVCVQTGTTTEQNLADYFKGNNMKYEVIAFASADETVKAYESGRCDVFTSDVSQLYAERLKLANPADHAVLPEVISKEPLGPMVRHGDDQWFDLVKWTLFAMLDAEELGVTQKNVDEMAKSDKPELKRAFGTDGNLGEQLGLTKDWVSRIVKAVGNYGESFDRNVGAGSKLGIARGLNQLWNKGGIQYAPPIR is encoded by the coding sequence ATGAAACGCGTATCCCTGGTTCTTACCGTTGCCGTTGCCGCCGCTCTTTCGGCCCAGGCGGCTTCGGCGCAAACCCTCAAGACGGTCAAGGACCGTGGCCTGCTGTCCTGCGGCGTCAGCCAGGGCCTGCCGGGGTTCTCGTCGCCCGACGACAAGGGTAACTGGACCGGTCTCGACGTCGACGTCTGCCGCGCGGTCGCGGCCGCCATTTTCAATGACGCCACCAAGGTCAAGTTCGTGCCGCTGTCGGCCAAGGACCGCTTCACCGCGCTGCAGTCCGGCGAAATCGACGTGCTGTCGCGCAACACCACCTGGACCCTTTCGCGCGACACCTCGCTCGGCGCCAACTTCACCGGCGTCACCTATTATGACGGCCAGGGCTTTCTGGTGAAGAAGTCGCTGAAGGTGAATTCGGCGCTGGAGCTGAACAGCGCCTCGGTCTGCGTGCAGACGGGAACCACGACCGAGCAGAACCTCGCCGACTACTTCAAGGGCAACAACATGAAGTACGAGGTGATCGCGTTCGCCTCCGCCGACGAAACGGTCAAGGCCTATGAATCCGGTCGCTGCGATGTCTTCACGTCCGACGTGTCGCAGCTCTACGCCGAGCGCCTGAAGCTCGCCAACCCCGCCGATCACGCCGTGCTGCCCGAGGTGATCTCCAAGGAGCCGCTCGGCCCGATGGTCCGCCATGGCGACGACCAGTGGTTCGACCTCGTCAAGTGGACGCTGTTTGCGATGCTCGACGCCGAAGAGCTCGGCGTTACCCAGAAGAACGTCGACGAAATGGCCAAGTCCGACAAGCCCGAACTCAAGCGCGCCTTCGGCACCGACGGCAATCTCGGCGAACAGCTTGGCCTGACCAAGGACTGGGTGTCGCGGATCGTGAAAGCGGTCGGCAACTACGGCGAGTCCTTCGATCGCAATGTCGGCGCCGGTTCCAAGCTCGGCATTGCCCGCGGCCTCAACCAGCTCTGGAACAAGGGCGGTATCCAATACGCGCCGCCGATCCGCTGA
- a CDS encoding 4-hydroxythreonine-4-phosphate dehydrogenase PdxA — MTVQTPHKPVIALAMGDPAGISPELTAKLACLDEVRACARLIVIGDRRVFDAGARVAGVTPDLPSVTAAVDPRSIGDAAFMDLAHLDPATIERGVACQAGGAFALENYRRALTLARDGQADAVCFTPFNKQAMRLARPQYDDEIAFSAEIAGLKTPASEFNVLDKLWNARVTSHIALKDVASRLSVERIHRALTLTNACMRRAGFTEPRIAVAGLNPHAGDGGNFGREEIDIIEPAVQAGRAEGIVAEGPFPADTVFLRAKGGAFDAVLTMYHDQGQIAMKLMGFDRGVTILGGFPFPICTPAHGTAYDIAGQGIASVGASRAALLLAAEMAGAARIGNRVA, encoded by the coding sequence ATGACCGTTCAGACCCCTCATAAGCCAGTGATCGCACTGGCGATGGGAGACCCGGCCGGCATCAGCCCGGAGCTGACGGCAAAGCTCGCCTGCCTCGACGAGGTCCGTGCCTGCGCGCGCCTCATCGTGATCGGCGACCGCCGGGTTTTCGACGCGGGCGCGCGGGTCGCCGGCGTCACGCCGGACCTGCCGAGCGTGACGGCTGCCGTCGATCCGCGGTCGATCGGCGATGCCGCCTTCATGGATCTGGCGCATCTCGATCCCGCCACGATCGAACGGGGCGTCGCTTGCCAGGCCGGCGGCGCGTTTGCACTCGAAAATTATCGCCGCGCGCTCACGCTGGCGCGGGACGGGCAGGCCGATGCGGTCTGCTTTACCCCGTTCAACAAGCAGGCGATGCGGCTAGCGCGTCCGCAATACGACGACGAGATCGCGTTTTCCGCCGAGATCGCCGGGCTGAAAACACCGGCCAGCGAATTCAACGTGCTCGACAAGCTGTGGAACGCGCGGGTCACCTCGCATATCGCGCTCAAGGACGTGGCCTCGCGGCTGTCGGTCGAACGCATTCATCGCGCGCTGACGCTGACGAACGCCTGCATGCGGCGCGCCGGTTTTACCGAGCCGCGCATCGCGGTGGCCGGGCTCAACCCGCATGCCGGCGACGGCGGCAATTTCGGCCGCGAGGAGATCGACATCATCGAGCCCGCAGTCCAGGCAGGCCGGGCAGAAGGCATCGTCGCGGAAGGGCCGTTTCCGGCCGATACGGTTTTCCTTCGCGCCAAGGGCGGCGCCTTCGATGCGGTGCTCACGATGTATCACGACCAGGGGCAGATCGCGATGAAGCTGATGGGGTTCGATCGCGGCGTGACGATCCTAGGCGGCTTCCCGTTTCCGATCTGCACGCCCGCGCATGGCACGGCGTATGATATCGCGGGCCAGGGCATCGCCTCGGTCGGTGCCAGCCGCGCCGCCTTGTTGCTGGCGGCCGAGATGGCGGGGGCTGCCCGGATTGGCAATCGCGTGGCGTAA
- a CDS encoding tripartite tricarboxylate transporter permease, whose amino-acid sequence MENLESLLHGFTIAVTVPHLALMVVGVLLGILVGVLPGLGAPNGVSLLLPLTFGMQPVSAIILLSSMYWGALFGGSVTSILFNIPGEPSSVATTFDGYPMARDGRPTTALATAFGSAAFGALVGVILITFLASWVAQVALAFGPAEYFAVYFLAFASFVGMGGSAPIKTVVALAIGFAIAAIGIDTVSGSVRLTMGVDELVKGVSFVVAVMGLFGIGELLIAVEEEFQARAVSSKVEWREVFRALGQLPRHSVALLRSAAIGCWMGITPGGPTAASFMSYGIAKRFSRNGHRFGTGEVEGIIAPETADHAAGTSALLPMLSLGIPGSATAAVMMGGLMIWGLNPGPMLFVDQKDFVWGLIASMYVGNIVAVVLVLLTVPVFAALMRIPFVVIAPLIVIICAVGAYSVSNSYLDVVLMLGFGIVGYLFKKLYYPLAPLVLAIVIGDKAEDAFRQSMLMSKGSLGIFFENRLVTSLVVAGMALLLLPLALQILRLWRGPGEAAQEKARII is encoded by the coding sequence ATGGAAAATCTCGAATCGCTGCTGCACGGGTTCACCATCGCGGTCACCGTGCCGCATCTGGCGCTGATGGTGGTCGGCGTGCTGCTCGGTATTCTCGTCGGCGTGCTGCCGGGGCTGGGCGCGCCGAACGGAGTATCGCTGTTGTTGCCGCTGACCTTCGGCATGCAGCCGGTCTCGGCGATCATCCTGCTGTCGAGCATGTATTGGGGCGCGCTGTTCGGCGGCTCGGTGACCTCGATCCTGTTCAACATCCCGGGCGAGCCGTCGTCGGTCGCGACGACGTTCGACGGCTATCCGATGGCGCGCGACGGCAGGCCGACGACGGCGTTGGCCACGGCGTTCGGCTCGGCGGCCTTCGGCGCGTTGGTCGGGGTGATCCTGATTACCTTTCTCGCCTCTTGGGTCGCTCAGGTGGCGCTCGCCTTCGGACCGGCCGAATATTTCGCGGTCTATTTCCTCGCCTTCGCCAGCTTCGTCGGCATGGGCGGTTCGGCGCCGATCAAGACCGTGGTTGCGCTGGCAATCGGCTTTGCCATCGCCGCCATCGGCATCGATACGGTGTCGGGCAGCGTGCGGCTGACCATGGGCGTCGACGAACTGGTCAAGGGCGTCAGCTTCGTCGTCGCCGTGATGGGATTGTTCGGCATCGGCGAACTGCTGATCGCCGTCGAGGAGGAGTTCCAGGCGCGCGCGGTCTCCTCGAAGGTTGAGTGGCGGGAAGTATTCCGGGCGCTGGGCCAATTGCCGCGGCACAGCGTAGCCTTGCTGCGCAGCGCCGCGATCGGCTGCTGGATGGGGATCACGCCGGGCGGGCCGACCGCCGCGTCCTTCATGAGCTACGGGATCGCCAAGCGTTTCTCGCGCAACGGTCATCGCTTCGGCACCGGCGAGGTCGAAGGCATCATCGCGCCGGAAACCGCCGACCATGCCGCCGGCACCAGTGCGCTGCTGCCGATGCTGTCACTGGGCATTCCCGGTTCGGCGACCGCCGCCGTGATGATGGGCGGGCTGATGATCTGGGGCCTGAACCCCGGGCCGATGCTGTTCGTCGATCAGAAGGACTTCGTCTGGGGGCTGATCGCCTCGATGTATGTCGGCAACATCGTCGCCGTCGTGCTCGTGCTGCTCACCGTTCCGGTATTCGCTGCCTTGATGCGGATACCCTTCGTGGTCATCGCGCCCCTGATCGTCATCATCTGTGCGGTTGGCGCCTATTCGGTCTCGAACTCCTATCTCGACGTGGTCCTGATGCTCGGATTTGGCATCGTCGGCTATCTCTTCAAGAAGCTTTACTACCCGTTGGCGCCGTTGGTGCTTGCGATCGTGATCGGCGACAAGGCCGAGGACGCGTTTCGGCAATCGATGCTGATGTCGAAGGGATCGCTCGGAATATTTTTTGAGAACCGGCTGGTGACGAGTCTCGTCGTGGCTGGAATGGCGCTGTTGCTGCTTCCGCTCGCCTTGCAGATATTGCGTCTGTGGCGAGGACCCGGCGAAGCCGCGCAGGAGAAAGCGAGGATCATATGA
- a CDS encoding tripartite tricarboxylate transporter TctB family protein, whose translation MISRRALEIVTAALTGIFGVAVVVSSIDNGIGWSSAGVDAGTFPFLTGTIVVLGSLYNLAQGALGRSTLASVTVAVTRSELGRLAGLFVPAAIFVAAIPILGMYVASAGYVFAVLALPKRQSVLHAIVIAVVTPVALYVVFERLFQVSLPHGALAGALGY comes from the coding sequence ATGATATCGCGACGTGCACTTGAGATAGTCACGGCGGCCCTGACCGGAATCTTCGGTGTCGCGGTCGTCGTATCGAGTATCGACAACGGCATCGGATGGTCGAGCGCGGGCGTCGATGCCGGCACGTTTCCGTTCCTGACCGGAACCATCGTCGTGCTCGGCAGCCTCTACAATCTGGCGCAGGGCGCGCTCGGACGGAGCACGCTCGCCAGCGTAACGGTAGCGGTCACGCGATCCGAACTCGGCCGCCTTGCCGGGCTGTTCGTCCCGGCTGCGATTTTCGTCGCCGCGATTCCAATCCTTGGAATGTATGTCGCTTCGGCCGGCTATGTTTTCGCCGTGCTGGCACTGCCGAAACGGCAGTCGGTTCTTCATGCGATCGTCATCGCCGTGGTGACGCCGGTCGCGCTCTATGTCGTCTTCGAGCGCCTGTTCCAGGTGTCCCTGCCGCACGGCGCGCTCGCCGGCGCGCTCGGCTACTGA
- a CDS encoding tripartite tricarboxylate transporter substrate binding protein, with product MRITSRLLLATAAIMLAGAIPAHAAWQPQKPIEFVATAGPGGGTDNLARAVQSIVTKYKLIDQPVVVVNKGGGSGAEGYVYGKASAGDPYKLIFGTSNAWQQPLVSKVAFNYTDLTPIAAMAQDEFLLWVKQDAPYKTAGDFLKAAAATEFKMGGAQSKDTDEVLTRMIEKAAKVKFTYIPFKSGAEAAVQLAGGHIDSHVNNPSESLGQWRGSTQRPLCAFSPKRLPQGPKVTATEGWSDVPTCAEQGLAITQYEQPRTVWLPGKVSAEQAAYYVDLMKKVQATPEWKDYIEKTSQVDTFLTGAAFDAFIKQDLEHLKQVAGEQGWLVK from the coding sequence ATGAGAATCACTTCGAGACTATTGCTGGCCACGGCGGCGATCATGCTCGCCGGCGCAATTCCGGCGCACGCCGCATGGCAACCGCAGAAGCCGATCGAGTTCGTCGCAACCGCTGGGCCGGGCGGCGGTACCGACAATCTGGCGCGCGCCGTCCAGAGCATTGTCACCAAGTACAAGCTGATCGACCAGCCGGTCGTGGTCGTCAACAAGGGCGGCGGCAGCGGGGCGGAAGGGTACGTCTACGGCAAAGCTTCCGCCGGCGATCCCTACAAGCTGATCTTCGGCACCTCGAACGCCTGGCAGCAGCCGCTCGTCTCCAAGGTTGCCTTCAACTACACCGACCTGACGCCGATCGCGGCGATGGCGCAGGACGAATTCCTGCTCTGGGTGAAACAGGACGCGCCCTACAAGACCGCGGGCGATTTCCTCAAGGCGGCAGCCGCCACCGAATTCAAGATGGGCGGCGCGCAGTCCAAGGACACCGATGAGGTGCTGACCCGCATGATCGAGAAGGCGGCGAAGGTCAAATTCACCTACATCCCGTTCAAGAGCGGCGCCGAGGCCGCGGTGCAACTGGCCGGCGGCCACATCGATTCCCACGTCAACAATCCCTCCGAGAGCCTCGGACAATGGCGCGGCTCCACCCAGCGTCCGCTCTGCGCCTTCAGTCCGAAGCGGCTGCCGCAGGGGCCGAAAGTGACGGCGACCGAGGGCTGGAGCGACGTGCCGACCTGCGCCGAGCAGGGGCTGGCGATCACCCAATATGAGCAGCCCCGCACCGTGTGGCTGCCCGGCAAGGTCAGTGCCGAGCAGGCGGCCTATTATGTCGACCTGATGAAGAAGGTGCAGGCGACGCCGGAGTGGAAGGACTACATCGAGAAGACCTCGCAGGTCGATACGTTCCTGACCGGCGCTGCCTTCGACGCCTTCATCAAGCAGGACCTCGAGCATTTGAAGCAGGTCGCGGGCGAACAGGGCTGGCTCGTCAAGTAA
- a CDS encoding CaiB/BaiF CoA-transferase family protein, translating into MPLNNTPRPGPLAGLKVVDLTHVMAGPTCTLMLADMGADVIKIEKSPNGDDTRHSVPPTIGDEAASFLMMNRNKRGIVLDLKTAGGKQVLRRLIADADVLVENFAPGAMERLGFGYQDLHREFPELIYCSLSGFGRTGPYKDRRGFDLVAQAMSGIMSFTGERPDGPPVKCGPPLSDITAGLLACMGILAAYSHRLKTGEGQWVETSLYEAALVQTYWQSTIALATDVAPRAMGSAHPLNAPYQAFEASDGWLVVGGANKKHWLLMLEALGASELAADPRFVNGSDRMANLKQLEAELSARFRTESRAHWLAALDDKGVPCGPVHDMLEALNDPQTLAREMVVEVEHSTVGPVKTIGLPIKFSATPGKVNSGAPVYGEHTREVLREYGFEPAQIEAFEREGAIVSASLPRKEQVA; encoded by the coding sequence ATGCCGCTGAACAACACGCCACGCCCGGGCCCGCTCGCCGGCCTCAAGGTCGTCGATCTCACCCATGTGATGGCAGGCCCGACCTGCACCCTGATGCTGGCCGACATGGGCGCCGACGTCATCAAGATCGAGAAGTCGCCGAACGGCGACGACACTCGGCATTCGGTGCCGCCGACGATCGGCGACGAGGCGGCCTCGTTCCTGATGATGAACCGCAACAAGCGCGGCATCGTGCTGGATTTGAAGACCGCGGGCGGCAAGCAGGTGCTGCGGCGGCTGATCGCCGACGCCGACGTGCTGGTCGAGAACTTTGCACCGGGCGCGATGGAGCGGCTCGGCTTTGGCTATCAGGACCTGCACCGGGAGTTTCCGGAGCTGATCTACTGCTCGCTGTCGGGCTTCGGCCGTACTGGCCCGTACAAGGATCGCCGCGGCTTCGATCTGGTGGCGCAGGCGATGAGCGGCATCATGAGCTTTACCGGCGAGCGGCCGGACGGCCCGCCCGTGAAATGCGGCCCGCCATTGTCCGACATCACCGCGGGCCTGCTCGCTTGCATGGGGATCCTTGCCGCCTATTCGCACCGGCTCAAGACCGGCGAAGGGCAGTGGGTGGAAACCTCGCTCTACGAGGCGGCGCTGGTGCAGACTTACTGGCAGTCGACGATTGCACTCGCTACCGACGTGGCGCCGCGCGCGATGGGCTCGGCGCATCCGCTCAATGCGCCGTACCAGGCCTTCGAGGCTTCCGACGGCTGGCTGGTGGTGGGCGGCGCCAACAAGAAGCACTGGCTGTTGATGCTGGAGGCACTCGGCGCGTCCGAACTCGCGGCCGACCCGCGCTTCGTCAACGGCTCCGACCGGATGGCGAACCTGAAGCAACTGGAAGCCGAGTTGAGCGCGCGCTTTCGCACCGAGAGCCGGGCGCATTGGTTGGCCGCGCTCGACGACAAGGGCGTGCCCTGCGGTCCCGTCCATGACATGCTGGAAGCGCTGAACGATCCGCAGACCCTGGCGCGCGAGATGGTGGTCGAGGTCGAGCATTCGACGGTGGGGCCGGTGAAAACCATCGGGCTTCCGATCAAGTTCTCGGCGACGCCAGGCAAGGTGAACTCGGGCGCGCCGGTCTATGGCGAGCACACGCGCGAAGTGTTGCGCGAGTATGGTTTCGAGCCCGCGCAGATCGAGGCGTTCGAACGCGAAGGCGCGATCGTCTCGGCTTCGCTGCCCCGCAAGGAACAGGTCGCCTGA
- a CDS encoding enoyl-CoA hydratase/isomerase family protein yields the protein MDQDVAAREEDLLFTLEDGIGRIIFNRPQARNAFTFAMYERLAEVCERANTDRSIKVLLLRGAGDKAFAAGTDINQFRAFKTPQDAIDYENRIDRVLGTLERCRVPTIAAITGACTGGGAGIAASCDLRIGTRTTRIGFPIARTLGNCLSMSNISRITALIGPARVKDLIYTARLVEAEEAASAGLLTEIVDDLAALDKRADEVARLVAGNAPLTLSATKQAVARLQKRLTPDEGEDLILMCYQSQDFREGLDAFLSKRAPHWRGE from the coding sequence ATGGATCAGGACGTGGCGGCGCGGGAGGAGGACCTCCTCTTCACGCTCGAGGACGGCATCGGCCGGATCATCTTTAATCGCCCGCAGGCGAGGAACGCCTTCACCTTCGCGATGTACGAGCGGCTGGCCGAAGTCTGCGAGCGCGCCAATACCGACCGCAGCATCAAGGTGCTGTTGTTGCGGGGAGCCGGCGACAAGGCATTTGCCGCCGGGACCGACATCAACCAGTTTCGCGCCTTCAAGACGCCGCAGGACGCGATCGACTACGAGAACCGCATCGACCGCGTGCTCGGCACGCTCGAACGGTGCCGGGTGCCGACGATTGCGGCGATCACCGGCGCCTGCACGGGCGGCGGGGCGGGCATCGCCGCGAGCTGCGATCTGCGGATTGGTACCAGAACCACGCGGATCGGCTTTCCGATCGCACGTACGCTCGGCAATTGCCTGTCGATGTCGAACATCAGCCGTATCACGGCGCTGATCGGTCCGGCCCGGGTCAAGGACCTGATTTATACCGCGCGCCTGGTCGAGGCCGAGGAGGCCGCGTCCGCCGGCCTCCTGACCGAAATCGTCGACGACCTCGCCGCGCTCGACAAGCGCGCCGATGAAGTGGCGCGGCTGGTCGCCGGCAATGCGCCGCTGACGCTGAGTGCGACCAAGCAGGCGGTGGCGCGGTTGCAGAAACGGCTGACCCCCGACGAGGGCGAGGACCTCATCCTGATGTGCTACCAGAGCCAGGACTTTCGCGAAGGGCTCGATGCGTTTCTCAGCAAGCGCGCGCCGCATTGGCGCGGTGAATAG
- a CDS encoding GntR family transcriptional regulator, producing the protein MLHEEVVGRVRAMLLDGDIPPGARIPERDLCEKLEISRTPLREALKVLAAEGLVQLLPNRGSRAARLTDRDMRDLFEVCQGLEALAGELACERITDAEIADIAAAHAAMARHYSDNDLLQYYRCNRYIHEAIIAATGNPVLSGLYETVTARIRRARYVTPMTPPRWALALREHEAILNALQRRDGAGLSHILRAHLRHKREEVLQAGFAETESHAEAHASPQRQA; encoded by the coding sequence ATGCTGCATGAAGAAGTCGTGGGCCGCGTCCGCGCCATGCTGCTCGACGGCGATATTCCGCCGGGCGCGCGGATTCCCGAGCGCGACCTCTGCGAGAAACTGGAGATTTCGCGCACCCCGCTACGCGAAGCCCTCAAGGTGCTCGCGGCCGAAGGTCTGGTGCAATTGCTGCCGAACCGCGGCTCGCGCGCGGCGAGACTGACCGACCGGGACATGCGCGACCTGTTCGAAGTGTGCCAGGGACTTGAGGCGCTGGCCGGCGAACTCGCCTGCGAACGCATCACCGACGCCGAGATCGCCGACATCGCCGCCGCGCACGCGGCGATGGCGCGGCATTACAGCGATAACGATCTGCTGCAGTACTACCGTTGCAACCGCTACATTCACGAAGCGATCATCGCCGCGACCGGCAACCCCGTGCTGTCAGGCCTCTATGAGACCGTGACGGCGCGCATTCGCCGCGCCCGCTATGTCACTCCAATGACGCCGCCGCGCTGGGCGCTGGCGTTGCGGGAGCACGAGGCGATCCTCAACGCGCTGCAGCGCCGCGACGGCGCCGGCCTGTCGCATATCCTGCGCGCGCATCTGCGCCACAAGCGCGAAGAAGTCCTGCAGGCCGGGTTCGCGGAGACCGAGTCTCACGCGGAAGCTCATGCCTCCCCGCAGCGACAGGCCTGA